One window from the genome of Saccharicrinis carchari encodes:
- a CDS encoding YtxH domain-containing protein, whose amino-acid sequence MSSGKVFLGLLAGFAAGTLLGMLFAPHNCDTENGKHFWSKGKEVDERDEKFNDFIEDIAEKFEDLKEEIAVDKSKAK is encoded by the coding sequence ATGAGCTCAGGAAAAGTATTTTTAGGATTGTTGGCCGGATTTGCCGCCGGCACTTTATTAGGTATGTTATTCGCACCTCATAATTGTGATACAGAGAACGGAAAACACTTTTGGAGCAAGGGTAAGGAGGTTGACGAAAGAGATGAGAAATTCAATGATTTTATTGAGGATATTGCGGAGAAATTTGAAGATTTAAAAGAAGAAATCGCGGTTGACAAATCAAAAGCCAAGTAA
- a CDS encoding ZIP family metal transporter, with protein MLSEIILFSGFAGITVFIGGLLAYYFNHHVKESPVKYEITHTLISFGAGIILSALALVLIPKGMEELKLVPMSASFLAGAVIFMFIDRYLDKKGGQTSTLLAMMMDFVPESIALGAVFAIHPGMATLLAIIIGLQNLPEAFNSFRDLVNSGFSVKKTLTIFFILSFFGIAGALTGHFVLSNYPNLTAHLMTFASGGILYLLIQDIIPESKLEKNYLTSLGASLGFLAGMIGEKLV; from the coding sequence ATGTTGTCGGAAATAATATTATTCTCGGGATTTGCAGGAATAACGGTCTTTATAGGAGGACTTTTGGCTTACTACTTTAACCATCATGTTAAAGAAAGCCCGGTAAAATACGAAATAACCCATACGCTCATTTCATTTGGAGCCGGTATTATTTTATCTGCCTTAGCATTAGTACTGATACCCAAAGGCATGGAAGAGCTTAAGTTAGTGCCAATGTCAGCTTCATTTTTAGCCGGAGCTGTCATCTTTATGTTCATCGACAGGTATCTGGATAAAAAGGGCGGCCAAACCTCAACATTGTTAGCCATGATGATGGACTTTGTACCTGAATCGATTGCCCTGGGCGCTGTATTTGCCATTCATCCAGGTATGGCCACGCTGCTGGCTATCATCATCGGATTGCAAAACCTGCCCGAAGCATTTAACTCCTTCCGCGATCTGGTAAATAGTGGTTTCTCGGTTAAAAAAACCTTAACTATCTTTTTTATTTTAAGCTTCTTTGGTATCGCAGGTGCACTGACAGGGCATTTTGTATTAAGTAACTACCCCAACCTTACTGCCCACCTGATGACCTTTGCAAGTGGTGGAATACTATATTTGCTGATACAAGATATCATACCCGAAAGTAAATTGGAAAAAAATTATTTAACCTCGCTTGGCGCCTCCCTGGGATTTTTGGCGGGAATGATAGGTGAAAAATTAGTATAA